The following proteins are co-located in the Neodiprion virginianus isolate iyNeoVirg1 chromosome 6, iyNeoVirg1.1, whole genome shotgun sequence genome:
- the LOC124308016 gene encoding transmembrane protein 131 isoform X3 → MIWNKVCYNFFFFITLELVSKIHPSLHGHNNAFVQANNEVQYLLDNIPISMHKGFSSSVEEHRNSMSDDNTVDAISYIQFKPSILDFKERQLGVPHQETVTLFNRDCNKTIHVSSISGNTQHFHSSFFQDKVIPPLGNTTFNVVFLGREEGEIDSYLFIHTSDGTLKYQVRGISVSSPYRLRPVVGIKLPLNASFTPLIYMHNPHPEPMQVVEVYSSGGEFQLELPSGQAEGPRELWEIPPYQTKPVIRLHFNAYTEKNHTAYIRFKVNNSAAVLVVAVEVEVGNGAGLHWGGSSGVFNLGMGGSLQPPTHHPIALKNSAKKPVKVLNIISTPVSKALRINFEPVVVPGDTEVPVTVGTLIYDWKVGLDLQHFKGKLVVKGIGPGGLPQKLTIPWMAEVLIGGLEVNTSVTHYCAPYSTHPRNFTVVNKYKIPLAITNVSLSPEAKTLFSIKDFIPKVLRPRQKTSIFSLQLSNEKKSDNLKLESSILIHSNVSITEVPLLSYDGKVKKIIPGEKENDKGTMNFGTVGSGTENEAIFALENHNPINVELHGWGVNMPGAVLELMGCQKGPTHLFNKGVRNISVCSQIGNGSVCIHQVKVHSTFARPMEVTSVEPFHKDDRLKYVPQDEAPLPVISKGDNHIGSITFDSSIACKHHCYLGLSLNASAGAQWLNTLSLPSHTRDSDLNLLNTRYTRYLNSTGGGSWENITMRLDTTEVRGHRFSVNIKHYWPSLLGNIGISKNKSSLTFSLTQVGNTSYKTIKIDNPSSSPLLVQLVLDWSYPQGMRLYHSLPNKFKPICLECPMTIPSEFKLEDNSEERERFEKHWNVIAPAQSLPLYLSPRESKSIRISYTPLSASSSSALLYIRNNMTILEVLRLVGRGAHAQFKFGNRKPGSNTPLLFELADKHLKDCERERLRQSPIPNLTVKRSFTARNTGELPIDIHGFYISGLYCEGYGFKVLNCAAFKLNPNATKKIEIAFTPDFTLSRIERELLILTSLGTDSVQVEGVNESGLARLSLLTTVPAHTLEACAAVITRPSWEQPVQLAAICLSTILLICILAISFLEADRILRGALVNLSKGGPIQPPLDLRLLANVSIASTQSNALGKEKVTSDERNRQSKKDDVSPDWSIMNVKKTKEKDTQRGIKIPDWTPDEERRFKIDTESKEISAAKKLEDPSVIENANSNSNNTAPLGTKKKNNKKQNNNLETVLVETLAPLLTPIPDSQIIPEKKNSVGGLLKSSPTTTKKGKLAPNTNTVTHATVKEEVKTVENEVQAENTMQTSINIRESKSELKKKQEINSSGRHVQANNHYKKYEASNSQKVNQFSEEETSSTTTESSVHEDAVPYKDCDRTYVKPEKLQRKPLVKKGKPQTIPAGPSIDYRDNYEGDCDDDDYDKEKQDNPNRWKTSTTRSNTKHHHHPARCNTESSFKLTRPSKNTPRKEKATQKRRGTDKTHPKSNSLRATLSQRDESRPVPPAIPSPLPPPPSCWGENRAKFSDVVARNQDSISIFANANSMTKIYSKSLEIPTPCNPQTKIANNNPTQIEEEPCSPVELKINPKFGAADRSCKGDKSPDQELLSMQPNSCHSNSFFMNTFTEPPFEPELVPYELPETDEPLVELESLEAGSSCGLWDDGGAITNSKPGEKTSNLSDALKDNWVMVETNWEPLYTRGAVGEERSGVWGVNTGGVWAAAPWGAPTPPANTLQPSTTLQEIKQNIPDRSGFDPFRSLSTIWTPSSTDPWKSNLQK, encoded by the exons ATGATTTGGAATAAagtatgttataattttttttttttcataactctAGAATTAGTGTCGAAAATTCACCCGTCTTTGCACGGACACAATAATG CATTTGTGCAAGCCAACAATGAGGTCCAGTATCTTTTGGACAACATCCCTATATCCATGCACAAG GGATTCTCTAGTTCAGTTGAGGAGCATCG GAATTCGATGTCAGATGACAACACAGTCGATGCAATATCATACATTCAGTTCAAACCAAGCATACTGGACTTCAAAGAAAG ACAGCTTGGTGTACCACATCAAGAAACTGTGACATTGTTCAATAGAGATTGTAATAAAACAATTCATGTCTCATCAATTTCTGGGAATACACAACACTTTCATTCGTCTTTTTTCCAGGATAAA GTAATCCCACCCCTTGGCAATACAACGTTCAATGTTGTGTTCCTCGGTAGGGAAGAAGGTGAAATCGATAGCTATCTGTTCATTCATACCTCAGACGGTACTCTAAAATATCAG GTCCGAGGAATCAGCGTGAGCAGTCCATATCGATTACGACCTGTAGTGGGGATCAAGCTACCATTAAATGCCTCTTTCACACCTCtcatatatatgcataatcCACATCCCGAGCCCATGCAG GTAGTTGAAGTTTACAGTAGCGGGGGTGAATTCCAGCTCGAACTGCCATCGGGACAAGCAGAAGGGCCCCGAGAATTGTGGGAAATACCTCCTTACCAAACCAAACCTGTTATTAGATTACACTTCAATGCGTACACGGAGAAAAACCATACAGCCTATATTAG GTTCAAGGTTAATAATAGTGCCGCAGTATTGGTAGTCGCAGTTGAAGTTGAGGTGGGTAATGGAGCCGGACTTCACTGGGGTGGAAGTTCTGGAGTTTTCAATTTGGGAATGGGAGGTTCGCTCCAGCCGCCAACTCACCATCCCAtagctttgaaaaattctgctAAGAAGCCTGTAAAAGTGTTG aatataATAAGCACGCCCGTGTCAAAGGCATTGAGAATTAATTTTGAACCAGTTGTAGTCCCAGGTGACACAGAAGTACCAGTTACCGTTGGAACATTGATATACGATT GGAAAGTTGGATTAGATTTACAACATTTCAAAGGAAAACTAGTTGTAAAAGGCATCGGGCCTGGTGGCTTACCTCAAAAACTGACGATACCCTGGATGGCGGAAGTCTTAATTGGCGGTCTGGAAGTAAACACATCTGTAACGCATTACTGTGCCCCCTATTCCACACATCCTCGAAACTTTACTGTTGTGAACAAGTACAAAATACCGCTAGCTATAACCAATGTGTCGCTATCGCCAGAAGCAAAAACTCTCTTCTCG atcaaaGATTTTATTCCAAAAGTACTGAGACCAAGGCAAAAGACTAGTATATTCTCATTGCAATTATCCAATGAGAAGAAGTCTGataatttgaaacttgaaTCCTCTATACTAATTCACTCAAATGTTTCTATAACAGAAGTTCCATTGTTAAGTTATGatggaaaagtgaaaaaaattataccaggagagaaagaaaatgataaaggCACAATGAACTTTGGCACTGTCGGTAGCGGGACAGAAAATGAAGCTATTTTCGCGTTGGAAAACCACAATCCCATTAATGTAGAACTTCATGGCTGGGGTGTGAACATGCCTGGAGCTGTGTTGGAATTAATGGGATGTCAAAAAGGACCAACTCATCTGTTCAACAAAGGCGTACGCAACATAAGCGTTTGCAGCCAAATTGGAAAT GGATCCGTTTGCATCCACCAAGTGAAAGTGCACTCAACATTTGCAAGGCCGATGGAAGTTACGTCAGTTGAACCATTCCACAAGGATGACAGATTAAAATATGTTCCACAGGATGAGGCACCTTTGCCTGTTATATCTAAAGGCGATAATCACATTGGATCCATCACATTTGACTCATCAATTGCTTGCAAGCATCATTGCTACTTGGGATTGTCTCTTAACGCAAGCG CTGGTGCTCAGTGGCTAAATACCTTGAGCCTTCCATCACATACACGTGATTCGGATTTAAACTTATTAAACACACGTTATACACGTTATCTAAACTCGACGGGTGGGGGATCTTGGGAAAATATTACCATGCGTTTGGACACTACAGAAGTAAGAGGTCACAGATTTAGTGTAAATATAAAACATTATTGGCCAAGTCTTCTGGGTAACATTGGTATCTCAAAGAACAAGAGTTCTCTAACGTTTTCACTTACGCAAGTGGGCAACACCTCCTACAAAACGATCAAAATTGATAATCCTAGTTCTAGTCCATTGCTTGTGCAGCTGGTGCTAGATTGGAGTTACCCACAAGGGATGCGACTCTATCATTCCTTACCTAACAA GTTTAAGCCGATCTGTTTAGAATGCCCGATGACGATTCCCAGCGAGTTTAAATTGGAAGATAATTCTGAGGAGAGAGAACGATTCGAAAAACATTGGAATGTCATAGCACCAGCTCAATCTCTGCCACTTTATCTCAGTCCACGTGAATCTAAATCAATACGTATATCCTACACTCCCTTGTCGGCCAGTTCGTCATCAGCGCTTTTATACATCAG AAATAATATGACGATACTGGAAGTGTTGCGACTAGTTGGGCGTGGAGCACATGCACAATTCAAGTTTGGTAATCGTAAGCCGGGATCGAATACACCACTTCTTTTTGAGCTTGCTGACAAGCACCTCAAGGACTGCGAGC GTGAAAGGTTGAGACAAAGCCCAATACCCAACCTTACAGTGAAACGATCTTTCACTGCAAGAAACACCGGTGAACTGCCAATTGATATTCACGGATTTTACATCAGTGGGTTATATTGCGAAGGATACGGATTCAAAGTATTAAACTGTGCGGCTTTCAAGTTGAATCCaaatgcaacaaaaaaaattgaaatagcTTTCACGCCTGACTTTACACTCTCACGTATCGAAAGAGAGTTACTCATATTAACGAGTTTAGGAACAGACAGTGTCCAGGTAGAGGGTGTCAATGAAAGTGGGCTGGCTAGGCTTTCTTTGTTAACTACTGTTCCTGCTCATACTTTAGAAGCCTGTGCGGCTGTCATAACTAGACCTTCTTGGGAGCAGCCTGTACAACTCGCTGCAATTTGCCTTTCTACCATATTGCTAATATGTATCCTTGCTATTTCGTTTCTTGAAGCGGATAGAATTCTGCGTGGGGCATTGGTTAATCTATCTAAAGGGGGTCCTATACAGCCACCTCTGGATCTTAGATTATTAGCAAATGTTTCAATCGCATCCACACAGAGTAATGCTCTTGGGAAAGAAAAGGTGACTAGCGATGAGCGGAACAGACAAAGTAAAAAAGACGATGTCTCGCCAGACTGGTCAATTATGAACGTGAAGAAAACCAAGGAGAAAGATACACAAcgtggaataaaaattccagACTGGACACCAGACGAAGAACGACGATTCAAAATAGATACTGAATCAAAGGAAATATCGGCAGCCAAGAAATTGGAAGATCCATCAGTTATAGAAAATGCCAATAGTAATAGCAATAACACAGCTCCTCTGGGAActaagaaaaagaataataagaaacaaaataacaacCTAGAAACGGTACTGGTAGAGACTCTGGCACCACTCTTGACGCCTATACCGGACAGCCAGATTATaccagaaaaaaagaattcagtCGGTGGTTTACTGAAATCAAGTCCTACTACAACCAAAAAGGGCAAATTGGCTCCAAATACCAACACAGTTACACATGCTACTGTTAAAGAAGAAGTAAAGACAGTTGAAAACGAAGTGCAAGCAGAAAATACAATGCAAACTTCGATTAACATTAGAGAAAGTAAATCAGAGTTAAAAAAGAAGCAAGAAATCAACAGTAGTGGCAGACATGTTCAGGCTAACAATcattataaaaaatacgagGCTTCGAATAGCCAAAAAGTCAATCAGTTTTCTGAAGAGGAGACGTCATCTACTACGACAGAAAGTTCCGTTCACGAGGATGCAGTTCCGTATAAG GATTGCGATCGTACATATGTTAAACCAGAGAAACTTCAAAGAAAACCTTTAGTCAAAAAAGGAAAACCACAAACCATACCAGCTGGACCATCTATAGATTATAGAGATAATTACGAAGGAGAttgtgatgatgatgattacgataaagaaaaacagGACAATCCAAATCGGTGGAAGACTAGTACGACTCGTTCAAATACAAAGCACCATCATCACCCTGCCCGATGTAACACCGAGTCATCCTTCAAACTAACTCGTCCAAGCAAAAATACGCCCCGGAAAGAAAAAGCTACTCAGAAACGCCGTGGTACTGACAAGACTCATCCAAAGT CGAATTCATTGAGAGCGACTTTATCCCAAAGGGACGAGAGTAGACCTGTCCCACCTGCAATCCCATCTCCACTCCCACCACCACCATCTTGTTGGGGTGAAAACAGAGCTAAATTTAGCGATGTTGTCGCTAGGAACCAAGACAGCATTTCGATCTTTGCCAATGCTAATAgtatgacaaaaatttattcaaagtcACTTGAAATACCTACGCCCTGTAACCCACAGACTAAGATAGCGAATAATAATCCGACGCAAATTGAGGAAGAACCTTGTAGCCCTGTTGAGCTCAAGATAAATCCTAAATTTGGTGCTGCAGATCGATCGTGCAAAGGTGACAAGTCCCCTGATCAAGAACTTTTATCGATGCAGCCAAACAGCTGCCATTCTAATAGTTTCTTCATGAACACATTTACAGAGCCACCT TTTGAACCAGAATTGGTGCCATATGAATTACCAGAAACTGACGAACCTCTGGTCGAACTTGAAAGTCTCGAAGCAGGATCAAGCTGTGGATTATGGGATGATGGCGGTGCaataacaaattcaaagcCAGGAGAGAAAACCTCAAACTTGTCCGATGCATTGAAGG ACAATTGGGTTATGGTAGAAACAAATTGGGAACCACTTTACACACGAGGAGCAGTTGGGGAAGAGCGAAGTGGAGTTTGGGGCGTTAATACAGGAGGTGTGTGGGCAGCTGCACCATGGGGAGCTCCGACACCTCCAGCAAACACGCTGCAGCCCTCTACAACATTGCAAGAAATAAAACAGAATATTCCG GATCGCTCTGGTTTTGATCCATTCCGATCTCTTAGCACGATTTGGACACCATCGTCAACAGATCCATGGAAATCAAATCTTCAAAAGTAA